One genomic region from Pseudochaenichthys georgianus chromosome 15, fPseGeo1.2, whole genome shotgun sequence encodes:
- the LOC117459921 gene encoding coiled-coil domain-containing protein 6-like, producing the protein MADSASESDTDGAGSSSATPMSSSASNSGKPSIVISQFRLEELTNRLASLQQENKVLKIELETFKLKCKALQEENRDLRKASVTIQARAEQEEEFISNTLFKKIQALQKEKETLAVNYEKEEEFLTNELSRKLMNLQHEKAELEQHLEQEQEFQVNKLMKKIKKMENETISKQLTLEQLRREMIDLENTLEQEQEALVNRLWKRMDKLEAEKRILQEKLDQPVSAPPSPRDVSMEIDSPENMMRHIRFLKNEVERLKKSLRTTELQHTEKRAQYIEEERHMREENIRLQRKLQREMERREALCRQLSESESSLEMDDERYFNEMSAQGLRARTVSSPIPYTPSPSSSRPISPGLSYGSHTVGFTPPATLSRAAISHYNTPALLVHGSSSHAVARPSPRRSNSPDKFKRPTPPPSPNTHSGAQQAQPQLPPPAQPMVQSMSSPAAMSQHAAQQPPSQP; encoded by the exons ATGGCCGACAGCGCAAGCGAGAGCGACACCGACGGAGCGGGGAGCAGCTCGGCCACCCCGATGTCCTCCTCCGCCTCCAATTCGGGGAAACCGAGCATAGTCATTTCACAGTTTCGTCTGGAGGAGCTAACGAACCGCCTGGCCTCCTTACAACAGGAGAATAAAGTTCTTAAAATTGAGCTGGAGACGTTCAAACTCAAGTGCAAAGCCCTGCAGGAGGAGAATCGGGACCTCCGCAAAGCTAGCGTCACTATT CAAGCAAgagcagagcaggaggaagaattTATCAGCAACACCTTGTTCAAGAAGATCCAGGCCCTCCAGAAGGAGAAGGAGACCTTGGCCGTCAACTATGAAAAGGAGGAGGAATTTCTTACCAACGAACTGTCAAGGAAACTCATGAAT CTCCAGCATGAGAAGGCAGAGTTGGAGCAGCACTTGGAGCAGGAGCAGGAGTTCCAGGTTAACAAGCTCATGAAAAAGATCAAAAAGATGGAGAATGAAACCATCTCAAAGCAGCTGACCCTGGAACAG CTGAGGCGGGAGATGATCGACCTTGAGAACACATTAGAGCAGGAACAAGAAGCCCTGGTAAACAGACTGTGGAAACGCATGGACAAGCTGGAGGCTGAGAAAAG AATCCTTCAGGAGAAGTTGGACCAGCCGGTCTCTGCTCCTCCCTCCCCAAGAGACGTTTCCATGGAAATAGACTCGCCAGAGAACATGATGCGGCATATCCGTTTCCTGAAGAATGAGGTGGAGAGGCTTAAGAAAAGCCTGCGCACCACCGAGCTGCAGC ACACAGAGAAGCGTGCCCAGTACATCGAGGAGGAGCGACACATGAGGGAGGAGAACATCCGGCTGCAGAGAAAGCTTCAGAGAGAAATGGAGCGCCGGGAGGCTCTGTGCAGACAACTGTCGGAGAGTGAATCCAGTCTGGAGATGGACGATGAGAG GTACTTCAATGAGATGTCTGCACAGGGCTTGCGAGCGAGGACCGTGTCCAGTCCCATCCCCTACACCCCCTCCCCCAGCTCCAGCAGACCCATATCTCCTG GTCTGTCATATGGCAGCCACACTGTGGGCTTCACTCCTCCGGCCACACTGTCCCGAGCCGCCATCTCCCACTACAACACCCCCGCCCTGCTCGTCCACGGGAGCTCCTCTCACGCCGTAGCG AGGCCCTCTCCAAGAAGAAGCAACAGCCCCGACAAATTCAAACGTCCaacgccccccccctcccccaacacgcACTCGGGGGCCCAGCAGGCTCAGCCCCAGCTCCCGCCCCCGGCTCAGCCCATGGTCCAGTCCATGTCCTCCCCGGCAGCGATGTCGCAGCACGCAGCACAGCAGCCTCCCTCCCAGCCTTAA
- the LOC117459726 gene encoding monocarboxylate transporter 9-like: protein MASSTDVLDGGWGWAIVCASFMAQLLAYGSPQSVGVLYPEWLNAFQEGKGMTAWVGSLVSGVGLIASPICSACVDNFGARPVTIFSGVMVSGGLMLSAFAPNVQFLIFSYGIVVGLGCGLVYAATLTITCQYFDKRRGLALGIVTTGTSVGAFIYASAQNELIVMYGLDGCLLIIGAIALNLMACAGFMRPLNMPGYYLKQKAALERNTEEQLFEKPPLDDLTITAGSTSTPPDKSLMVKEMLITIDTKDSAVQTEKKKGSFLAGLAIIKVIKKKQQAYSKYMHSMYEIMQDQSMMSFCISIFLFSLGAFPPVLFIEDVAMSQGLMEEVCVIPLVSIGAIASCAGKLLLGMLVDIKWINGIFLYAFTMFAGGLTLFLIPLTKSYLGLQILSFILGFFSGNWSLTSYITTKIVGLDKLTQAHGILMFFGGFGIMLGPPVVGWFFDWTQSYDLAFYFSGGCVELGAVILLLLNLPCWKRKSAKSSESDRQDVQYTSNCDKVASVA, encoded by the exons ATGGCTTCTTCTACTGATGTGCTGGACGGAGGCTGGGGATGGGCAATTGTTTGCGCCTCTTTCATGGCCCAACTCCTGGCCTATGGATCACCCCAGTCCGTGGGCGTCCTTTACCCCGAGTGGCTGAATGCCTTCCAGGAGGGCAAAGGCATGACGGCCTGGGTGGGCTCCCTGGTGTCCGGAGTGGGGCTAATAGCAA GTCCAATCTGCAGTGCCTGTGTTGACAATTTTGGGGCTCGTCCCGTGACCATCTTCAGTGGCGTAATGGTGTCAGGCGGCCTGATGCTCAGTGCCTTTGCTCCCAATGTCCAGTTCCTCATCTTTTCCTATGGGATCGTGGTTG GTCTGGGTTGCGGTCTGGTGTACGCAGCCACGCTGACCATCACCTGTCAATACTTCGACAAGAGACGCGGCCTTGCCCTCGGCATTGTCACCACAG GCACAAGTGTTGGAGCGTTCATATATGCCTCCGCTCAGAACGAGCTGATCGTGATGTACGGCCTGGATGGCTGCTTGTTGATCATCGGAGCCATAGCACTAAACCTCATGGCCTGCGCTGGGTTCATGAGGCCCCTCAACATGCCAGGGTACTACCTCAAACAGAAGGCCGCCCTGGAACGCAACACAGAGGAGCAGCTTTTCGAGAAGCCCCCTCTGGATGACCTGACAATCACAGCAGGTTCAACCTCAACCCCTCCAGATAAATCTCTGATGGTGAAGGAGATGCTTATCACCATTGATACAAAAGACTCAGCCGttcagacagagaagaagaaaggcAGCTTCCTGGCTGGGTTGGCCATCATTAAAGTCATCAAGAAGAAGCAGCAGGCGTATTCCAAGTACATGCACTCCATGTATGAGATCATGCAGGACCAATCGATGATGTCCTTCTGCATTAGCATCTTCCTGTTCAGTCTGGGGGCTTTCCCTCCTGTGCTCTTTATAGAGGATGTGGCGATGAGCCAAGGACTCATGGAAGAAGTTTGTGTCATTCCTTTGGTATCAATAGGGGCTATCGCCTCTTGTGCTGGTAAACTGCTGCTGGGTATGCTGGTGGACATCAAGTGGATTAATGGCATCTTTCTGTATGCCTTCACCATGTTTGCTGGAGGTTTGACACTGTTCCTTATCCCTCTCACTAAGAGTTATCTGGGACTTCAGATCCTGTCCTTCATCCTGGGTTTCTTCTCTGGAAACTGGTCTCTCACCTCCTACATTACCACTAAGATCGTTGGCTTGGACAAACTGACTCAAGCCCACGGCATCCTCATGTTCTTCGGGGGCTTTGGGATCATGTTGGGACCCCCTGTTGTAG GGTGGTTCTTTGACTGGACGCAGTCATATGACTTGGCGTTCTACTTCAGTGGGGGCTGTGTGGAGCTGGGAGCGGTAATTCTCCTTCTGCTAAACCTGCCCTGCTGGAAAAGGAAGTCCGCCAAGTCCTCTGAGAGTGACAGACAAGACGTCCAGTACACCAGCAACTGTGACAAAGTTGCCTCTGTAGCCTGA